The following are encoded together in the Robertmurraya sp. FSL R5-0851 genome:
- a CDS encoding topology modulation protein, producing the protein MNRVMVIGVSAGVGKSTFARKLGQRLHIPVHHLDTYFWKPGWIEASSDEFFEAQNNLVEKEKWIIDGNYTKTIHIRELSCDTVIYLELPLRTCLYRVVKRFLTNIGHTRPDMTIGCKEKLDWKFIKFIISTYFARKEMMKERLKTYKTMGKKVIILKTKEEIDYFITKLDQSGKRVI; encoded by the coding sequence ATGAATCGAGTTATGGTGATTGGAGTATCGGCTGGTGTTGGGAAATCAACGTTTGCTAGGAAGCTTGGTCAGAGGTTACATATTCCCGTTCATCATCTTGATACCTACTTCTGGAAACCAGGTTGGATCGAAGCATCGAGTGATGAATTTTTTGAGGCTCAAAATAACCTTGTGGAGAAGGAAAAATGGATCATTGATGGAAATTACACAAAAACTATTCATATCAGAGAATTGAGCTGTGATACGGTCATTTATCTAGAACTCCCCTTACGAACTTGTCTTTACCGAGTAGTGAAGCGATTCCTAACGAACATCGGTCATACAAGACCAGATATGACGATCGGCTGTAAGGAGAAGCTAGATTGGAAATTTATCAAATTTATTATATCCACTTATTTTGCTAGGAAAGAGATGATGAAGGAAAGGTTGAAAACGTATAAAACGATGGGGAAAAAGGTGATTATACTTAAAACGAAGGAAGAGATTGATTATTTTATCACAAAATTGGACCAAAGCGGTAAAAGAGTGATATAA
- a CDS encoding SRPBCC family protein encodes MKVQDIRKTTVFQAPIKKVWNAVATAEGISSWFMPNDFQQEVGSNFTIQSPFGPSPCKVLELEPPHRLVFSWGTDGWVVTFELKELDEKTEFTLVHSGWGDTEEVIPLANETHQVIRDRMNGGWGPLVDVKLRGVVEA; translated from the coding sequence ATGAAGGTTCAAGATATCCGAAAAACAACCGTGTTTCAAGCACCAATTAAAAAAGTATGGAATGCAGTAGCAACTGCCGAAGGAATTTCATCTTGGTTTATGCCAAATGACTTTCAACAAGAAGTTGGTAGTAACTTTACCATTCAGTCTCCGTTCGGTCCGAGTCCATGCAAAGTGTTAGAGCTAGAACCGCCACACCGCCTCGTATTTTCTTGGGGGACAGATGGATGGGTTGTAACATTTGAGTTAAAAGAGTTGGACGAGAAGACCGAGTTTACCCTTGTTCATAGTGGCTGGGGAGACACAGAGGAAGTTATTCCATTGGCAAATGAAACGCATCAAGTGATTCGCGATCGGATGAATGGCGGATGGGGACCTCTTGTTGATGTGAAGCTGCGCGGGGTTGTTGAAGCGTAA
- a CDS encoding permease has protein sequence MGEFVKSFFSLALELTVLFVGISFLINVLQGYIPYKKMENMMERSHPLVSALITLVFAFVTPFCSCSTIPVVVNLLNKKVRFGTVMIFLFASPVLDPTILTLMTATLGWKVAMVYTLLTSILSVAIGFTLEKLGFETQVKNVIMTGFKDPNKNLDWKGALLETFQLMKTVYPFLLIGALVGALIHGFVPTDWITSYMGTDDWWLVPIAAIIGIPLYIRLSTMIPISQVMILKGMALGPVMALMISSAGASLPEISLLNSIFRKKLVAAFIGSVMLMSTLSGFLFYLI, from the coding sequence ATGGGAGAGTTTGTTAAGAGTTTTTTTAGTCTTGCGCTTGAATTAACTGTCTTATTTGTAGGAATTTCTTTTTTAATTAACGTTCTACAAGGATATATCCCTTATAAAAAAATGGAGAATATGATGGAGCGCAGCCATCCGCTTGTTAGCGCATTGATTACCCTCGTGTTTGCCTTTGTTACTCCTTTTTGCTCTTGTTCGACCATTCCCGTTGTGGTGAATTTACTAAATAAAAAGGTGCGCTTTGGTACGGTCATGATCTTTTTATTTGCATCTCCGGTACTAGATCCAACCATTTTGACGTTAATGACAGCCACACTCGGTTGGAAGGTAGCAATGGTTTACACATTATTAACAAGCATCCTATCAGTTGCCATCGGATTCACCCTTGAAAAACTCGGTTTTGAGACTCAGGTGAAAAACGTCATTATGACTGGATTTAAAGATCCAAATAAAAATCTAGATTGGAAAGGAGCGTTATTAGAAACATTTCAGCTCATGAAGACGGTTTATCCATTCTTACTAATTGGTGCTTTAGTAGGGGCGTTGATTCACGGGTTTGTACCGACTGATTGGATTACCTCTTACATGGGAACAGACGACTGGTGGTTAGTGCCAATTGCAGCGATCATTGGAATTCCTTTGTATATACGCCTTTCTACCATGATTCCTATTTCGCAAGTTATGATATTGAAGGGGATGGCACTCGGCCCGGTTATGGCGTTAATGATTAGTTCAGCAGGTGCAAGCTTACCAGAGATAAGCTTACTGAATAGTATTTTTCGAAAAAAGCTGGTTGCAGCCTTTATCGGATCCGTGATGTTGATGTCAACATTATCTGGTTTTTTATTTTATTTAATATAG
- a CDS encoding ArsR/SmtB family transcription factor — protein sequence MSAVQKHDVFQAIADPTRRKILMLLAKQDLSVTAISDQFPITRTAVSKHLRILSESKLVGMTKTGREKIYKLHPETFTEIKDWLSYFDQFWDNKISMLKFLVEEQEQ from the coding sequence ATGTCCGCTGTCCAAAAACACGATGTGTTTCAGGCAATTGCTGACCCTACAAGAAGAAAAATCTTAATGCTTCTCGCTAAGCAAGATTTATCGGTAACTGCGATCAGCGATCAATTTCCGATCACTCGAACAGCGGTATCTAAACATCTCCGAATATTATCTGAATCCAAGCTTGTGGGCATGACCAAAACAGGACGAGAAAAAATCTACAAGCTTCACCCAGAAACCTTTACAGAAATCAAAGACTGGTTAAGTTATTTCGATCAGTTCTGGGATAATAAGATCTCCATGCTTAAATTTCTTGTTGAAGAACAGGAACAATAG
- a CDS encoding MarR family winged helix-turn-helix transcriptional regulator, whose protein sequence is MENLRDLFQVLTRRFGMLNKNCCLVGGMEISLVQSHIIHEIDKQNNPSVQQVADSLGIDVTTFSRQIQNLTKMGLIKKQQLPEDKRVYVLSLTAEGKFVSTAIDTEMNQYLQEVFSQMNEFEKDTVVRSIKLLNEAMSKSSVCCKPYI, encoded by the coding sequence ATGGAAAATTTACGTGATTTATTCCAGGTGTTAACGAGACGATTTGGAATGTTAAATAAAAATTGTTGTTTAGTAGGAGGAATGGAAATATCCCTTGTTCAAAGTCATATCATCCACGAAATTGACAAGCAAAACAATCCGAGTGTACAGCAAGTTGCAGACTCCCTAGGAATTGATGTGACAACATTTAGTCGACAAATACAGAACTTAACAAAGATGGGGCTAATAAAAAAACAACAGCTGCCTGAAGACAAAAGAGTATATGTGTTATCTCTTACGGCAGAAGGAAAGTTTGTTTCTACCGCAATTGATACGGAAATGAACCAATATTTGCAAGAAGTTTTTTCTCAGATGAATGAATTCGAAAAAGACACGGTAGTCAGGTCCATTAAGTTATTAAATGAAGCGATGTCTAAATCCTCAGTCTGTTGTAAGCCATACATATAA
- a CDS encoding NAD(P)H-dependent oxidoreductase, whose protein sequence is MTDHSKKKEEVLEAFRFRHATKSFDASKKISDEDFQFILEAGRLSPSSVGYEPWKFVVVQNAALREKLREVAWGAQGQLPTASHFVVILARTIKDTKYDSEYVKHQMLEVKKFPEELLGKILERYKTFQEDDLNLLENERTMLDWAGKQTYIALANMMTAAALIGIDSCPIEGFSFDEVQKILEEENLLEDGHLAVSVMVAFGYREKEPRPKIRKDLKDIVQWIE, encoded by the coding sequence ATGACAGATCATTCGAAGAAAAAAGAAGAAGTTCTAGAGGCCTTTCGTTTTAGACATGCGACTAAATCTTTCGACGCATCCAAAAAAATTAGCGATGAGGATTTTCAATTCATACTTGAAGCGGGGAGATTATCGCCTAGCTCTGTTGGATATGAACCATGGAAATTTGTAGTTGTTCAGAATGCTGCCCTAAGAGAAAAATTAAGGGAAGTGGCTTGGGGAGCACAAGGCCAGCTTCCAACAGCTAGTCATTTTGTTGTAATTTTGGCAAGAACCATTAAAGATACAAAGTATGATTCGGAATATGTTAAACATCAAATGTTAGAGGTGAAAAAATTCCCTGAAGAGCTTTTGGGGAAAATTTTAGAAAGATATAAAACCTTTCAAGAAGACGATCTTAACTTATTAGAAAATGAACGAACGATGCTGGACTGGGCCGGAAAGCAAACGTACATTGCTTTAGCAAATATGATGACAGCAGCGGCACTAATTGGAATTGATTCTTGTCCAATTGAAGGATTTAGTTTTGATGAAGTACAGAAGATTTTGGAAGAGGAAAATTTACTCGAGGATGGACATTTGGCTGTTTCTGTTATGGTAGCGTTTGGATACAGAGAGAAGGAACCTCGACCAAAAATTAGGAAAGACTTGAAGGATATCGTTCAGTGGATTGAGTAG